CTCACCAAAACTTTCGGTCCAGCTACTCAAAATTCTGTCAAGAGTAGGCTTATGGGGTTTACCTtgaattcttgaaaaataagCAACTCCTAAGCAGCCACAACCATGGCTTCACCTACATGCAATCGGccaacatttttcttttccacttgAAGAGAACAAGAGAACTCACCAAGAAAGAGAAATGAGATTCTCCCTAACTCACGGTAAATggaatggaaataaaataaaatttttaatcccCACTAACTCTCACTCTTGGTCGGCCACCAATCCCTCAACATGCATCCCTATCTagcttttctttcattttttatttatttatacgttcaaaccttaatttaattatcttataAGTCCTTAAGCAATTAAAGTCTCAAGGAATaaacttttttatctttttcaatttaatccttatacttttcagTAAAGTTacttattaaaaagaaattagttCACCAACATAacaactccgtaaatatttaataacaatatttacgGATTTGATTATGAAAACGAGATTCGATATCTCACTTTCCGACACAACCGATCTTAGGGTCAATAcacttatactttaattaattatcccttaaataaaaacttctatctaaaattcaatataattcaaaataaactcgtaaatattaaataataatatttacggtcttagtcatcaaaataaaatcttgaaatCACTGTTTTTGACACTACTAAAAACTGAAATGTTACAAATTTAGTAGCGTTTTTATATAAATGccacaaatttatcaaaatttagtggcgtttttatcaTAAACGCTACTAAATGAATAATATCATTATAAGTgaataataatgtattttagtaATCGAAAtattgtaaatgaataatgaaattttttatatatttaggggctttttgttttttcaacgCCGTTAAAAGTTGATATATGGTTCCACAACCTTTCTTCCCCAAATcagaaaaacacaattaattaaaGAGACCACAACCTTTCTTCCCCAGCTACTCCTTCAACCGCTCGTCTTTGGTGCTGTCGCTCATCGTTGACTCTCCACCGTCTGTTACCATTGCCGACCAGCTGCCTCACGCCGGGCATTTAATTGGTACTTCAAGCAACCAAAACCTACCAAGTACTAGTGTCACGAGCCGCAGGTCAAAGCCCATGATGAATGCACATAAAGCATTCAATGgaggttaattgattaaatgggATTCATCTACTTGAAATATTGGTGACCTAGTGAAACGCTccagtaaaactagagttatcagaataattattgtaaattctAAGGGATAAagatgtatagagtttaaatccctCAAGACCTTAATTTTGTAGATAGACATTAATCTCAGCCATTgatgtaattaaatttgtacCGTTAAACCTGGaagagctcaactataaatagagtcCTCCCCTTCATTTgtaatcatttcatttttagttattGAATAGATTTGAGAggatttactcaaacacttatTGTGTTATTGCTTTTCTGTTCTttcgggttttttttttaaagttgcttccattttattttcgatgttttctaaaatttccATGGAGAATTCTTGCTTTTGAAAGTAAGGCTAACTTAGACGAATTTGAAACTAAGGAATCGCTTAAGGACGCACGGTCTTTGAAACTAAAGTTCTAGCTCCGACACTAGAGTCTGCTTgcctatttttttttccttttttgattaTGTCAGTTCTATGATGTCTTCCTAGACTCAAAACTCAAACCTTTTCGTTTTTTAGCTACAGTATCAACAAATCAATATCTATACAAGGTAAGTTACTAGTGCCGAAGtcatataattatatacaaaGTCTAGGATTTAAGTCTTTTAACTTGTATTACtattttctcctcttttctttaaaattctcCTTATAAAAAATGAGTGTGTtcaacttttttcttctttttattgaaattttgaaatctcgtattgatatatatagagagagagagagataaaTAGCTCACCATCTTGCAAAACTCAGTCATTAGAATTCAGTTTTGGGTTGAGGAAGAATCTGCTTGTTTGATTAATGTATTGGAAAACTTTctgtcttcttttttttaacaagttttgttttatttcaaagcCAAAAAGAAACTCTTGAACATACAAATTAGTTGCATGATCTATcaaaactatatattaattcaaaaatatataagcaaaataaaaatcaaaacagaactcaaaaatatattaattatttttagccCTAAATTCTTTGAGATTTGCAATTTATggtattatttctaattttctaattaatattatattgtaggagattgaaaaggaaaaagattgatagatttgatttatttaaaccGGCAGGTACTAAAAAGATGGATCACATTTAAATGCGGAAACACAACAAATTATGGTATGTCTCTAACTTTTAATGATTGGATATCAggtaatttcaaataaaatcctACTGAGTTACTAGTAAATATATAATCTTTGCTTGCATTAAGtgtgttaattttaatttgggtattcttttaattctttcaaaagAAGTTAGGGTTTAGTTTTAATGGGTAGTGAGTAGTGTTGATTATGAAGATATAGATGCTAGATTCAGATGATTGGAAGTAAAGACTTGTTTTTTGGTGgtgaattttatttgaatgttGTTAATTATAGTGGCATTACTTAATTAGACAACCCATGTTTACTTGGTGATTAACATTTTTCATTTACTTAATGCTCTACTTATCTATTTGTTGGATGCTTAGGAGTTTCTTGTTTTTGGGTGTAAAGCTATTTGTATCTTGATGGGATTGTTGTTAAATATATGatgatttaatataatatttggtatctaaatttgacattttttcttaatttgatacttcaattttcttttttgactcAATTTGGTATCTGAACTTGACACATTAAGCATAGAGTTTCGAGCTATCCAACCATCGACAGATTCAGTTTCAAAGCAAGCTTTTGAGGATTAATTCGGCCCTTTATCACAGTCTAAATAAGTGGTTCATTTGAAAGAAGTCAACGGTTTGAAGTCTGAATTAGTCAAAATACAAGCTAAACAAGAagcattaaaaaatcaaaaagcaaGCGCAAATACGAGGAGCTTCAATAGCAGCTTGAGACGTTATAGCACAAACGAACTGTCTAAGAAATGGTCTAAGAATTAAATTGGTATAACATGAATGGACTAAAAACTAATACAACCCAGACTAAAGTTTATGAACTAAATTAACTAGCCCATATATGGTAACCACATATGAAAGACTTAGAAATTTACGCATATAACTATACATAGTGGGTCTCGAATTTAGATACTCAAAACTCAAGACTTTCGCCTTTACTAGCTATATCAAAACCTCATTTATATAGATAGTGAAAACTATACTGGaactttattattatgttaccaaacaactttcaaaaattattttttttatcgtATCACCAAGAAAGTTACacttaatatgattttttactTATAAACTTGGCATTTAGGTCCATTTTGGTACTTGTACTTTTTTGTTCACCTTAAGCTTGGCAATTAGACCCATTTTAGTCCCCGAACTTGGATTCTGTTAAGATTTGATGATGTGTTGGAACATGATTCGATTGGTCAGTTGAACCGATTGGATTGAGAATCGACCGGGATACTAGTCCAAATAAATGGGATAAACTTATTGAATCAAAAACTACTCGAAACTGATAAAAAAACTTGGACAAAAACTAATAgttgaaatcatttaataaatttttattttttaaaaaatttaatttttaattatttatttaagtattgttAGTTTAGTAGTTGAATCAATCAAACCGATTGAATCATGAACCAATTGTCATAATTGGTTCAACCACTCATCCAATTAATAGAACGCTTAATGTGATACTCTAAGATTTTATCACATTATCAcctgaaaatttatataattttttaatcttcaagTGGCTATGTGACACAATCCCATAGTGTCACATTATCAAACTTTTATCTTTTTCAGgttcaagaataaaaaatatatctaGTTGCCAAGTTTAGCTATCAAAGtggataaaaaaatacaagtattaaAGTGAATTTAGTTGCCAAGTTCAAGggccaaaaattatattatagaaaataattttttaaccttaaaattactaaaaatactATCCATTTGTTTCAACTTAAAAacttttacggaaaatatttttagccTTTTCCGATGTCTGTTTCATGTAAAATAAGATGGAAAACGtaaaaagtttttcaaacaACGTAAAATTATCCCCTTATTCCTGTAAAACGTCGtaccaaaatatttttcgtaagacattttccaaacTGATAAGGCTCTGTTCACTGTAATATCCCCATACTCAACCCGAACATCAGGTCAAAGCAGCAGGATGTTACATTCTCTACTACATTCTTCACTTATCAAACATTTTCTTATAAACTtccataacttttcaatttagtccctttttgtcataaaagttcaatattcattaattaatcatattaaatcaattttctttcttgttacactttaatcacataatttatcttaatatcttgtttcacatatcaaatttctatgaATTTCACTCTattatttcatccacatattttctcaagtttaacaatttagtccttatcattataaaattcaatatttttctataatttcacttttacaatactttatgtatatttcatcatctcataacacattcattaaacttttatcataatttcattattcacaTATTACATTGTTTCACtcttatattttgtatatttttcaatttagtccctattaccatgttatttatttttcaccatataaataatttaatcaaataattcattataatatcttatttcGTAACAAGTTTTCATGCATATTACTtctcttgtttcaattataaattctacaaagtttacaatttaatccttaacatCATGAAGattcattatttactataatttcaccTTAACATCACTTTGTAATCAATTACTACTTATCatatgtttgtttcattaaaataacttttataaaatattttaaataaattcatccaATTActagaaatattaatttttccaaaaaattaagccatttttttaaaattattttttagaaatattttagtGAAACGTTTACAAAATAAACGAGGAATTGCGGAGGCAAAATTTAATACAGACCATAAAAGGGACCAAAGTCTTCAAAGACAAATAACATCCATTAACGTGAAAATCTCCATAAAACCTGTTAAAGACAGaccattaaatataaaaactgGCAAACCCCTAGCCTAGGACTTGGTCTCCGATCATCAATCCATCATACCCAAAATAGaattccaatttggtccccAACAATGGTGGACATACTAGTAGAAATGTAATAAGTTGATCAATGGCCACAATTCGGTCCCTTCTTCCTTACACAACAACCTCCCCCTTTTACCTTTCCCTGTCATAATCTCTAAGCTCAGGCAAAAGTTTTTCCAGTTTCAATAAAATCCTGGAAAACATTAATGCTATGGTGAAGAGATCATTACTTTCAATAACATTGACAAGGGAAAGgtaattttttctctttctgtttctttttgtcattttggtccttctgctttattttgtttttttaaagttttaatcgTGCATGGCGACGTCCCTAACGTCCCAACAGTCGAAGAAAGGAATGCGTAGCCCCGGCGGTGCCAACAATGCTCAAGGTGGTTCACGTAATTCGACTGGACAACAAGTGAAGTTCGCTCGGCGGACATCCAGCGGACGGTACGTTAGTTTGTCGAGGGATGACATTGATATGTCCGGGGAGATGTCGGGGGATTACATGAACTACACCGTGCATATCCCACCTACACCCGATAACCAACCGATGGATAACTCGATGGCCGCCAAAGCCGAAGAACAGTACGTTTCGAACTCGTTGTTCACTGGCGGGTTCAACAGCGTGACTCGAGCTCATTTAATGGATAAAGTGATCGACTCCGAGGTGACTCACCCTCAAATGGCGGGTGCAAAGGGTGCCTCTTGCGCTATGGCTGCCTGTGATGGCAAAGTCATGAAAGATGAACGTGGAAATGACGTAATGCCTTGTGTTTGCAGgtacatacatacacatattcATGGTAGTTGATTGTATTTTGTctcgtttattaaaaaattgaataaattaatctctatatgttagattaaagagtaaatgagttctattaaaaatttcattcatttttaactGGTCTTTATACATCAGGATGCGATATATGTGGCATACCATGTgtaactatttaattattctgTCAAACACGCTaatgtttaataaaaatgactCATTTGTTTTTTGGTctaatatatatagattaatttgctcatttttttaataaaaagagtaaaatgcaatttgactcttAATATATGAGCTTCCATAGTATTGTTACCTATATACCTACATACATGATACATACAAGGAATTGAGACTACTATTGTTGCATTGGTTTTTTCTAGGTTCAAAATATGCAGAGATTGTTACATGGATGCTCAAAAGGACAAGGGTCTCTGCCCGGGTTGTAAGGAACCATACAAGGTCGGGGATTACGATGATGAGATAGAATACTCGAACGGAACGTTGAAATTGCCGGCTCCGAATGGTAAAAGAGATCCTAATAACATGTCAATGATGAAAAGGAATCAAGGGGGAGACTTTGATCACAACCGATGGTTGTTTGAAACAAGTGGTACTTATGGATATGGTAATGCTTTTCGTGATGATATGTATGGTGGTGATGATGGTGATGAAAGACTCCAAGGTGACATTGAGAACAATGATAAGCCATGGAAGCCCATAAGTCGTAAGATCCCAATCGATTCTGCCATCCTTAGCCCTTACAGGTTCGAGCTTTTCTTATTTTCGACTCGAAATTTGCTTGTTcgaaatatgaaataaatggaaCAGGTTTTTTTTAACGTAGGTTATTGGTTTTCGTTCGATTGGTGGTGTTGGGCTTTTTCCTACATTGGAGAATTACGAATCCAAATGATGATGCTATATGGTTATGGACAATGTCAATCGTATGTGAAGTATGGTTTGCTTTCTCTTGGATCCTTGATCAAATTCCTAAAATATGTCCGGTAAATCGTACGACAGATCTCGAGGTTCTTCGAGAGAAGTTTGAATTACCGTCACCGTCAAATCCAACAGGACGATCGGATCTCCCGGGCATAGACTTGTTTGTATCGACTGCCGATCCGGAGAAGGAACCTCCACTTACCACTGCAAACACTATCCTTTCTATTTTAGCGGTTGATTACCCTGTCGAAAAAGTAGCGTGTTATACCTCCGACGATGGTGGCGCCCTCCTCACCTTCGAAGCGATGGCAGAAGCTGCAAGTTTCGCTGATTTATGGGTTCCATTCTGTCGGAAACACAATATCGAGCCGAGGAACCCTGATGCCTACTTCAACTTAAAAATCGATCCGACTAAGAATAAGAGTCGGTCCGACTTCGTAAAAGATCGAAGGAGGGTGAGAAGGGAGTACGATGAGTTTAAAGTTAGGATCAATGGACTCCCCGACTCGATTCGAAGACGATCCGAAGCATTCAATGCAAGGGAAGAAATGAAAATGCTAAAACACCTTAGGGAAACAGGAGCTGACCCTATGGAGAAACCTAAGATCCAAAAGGCAACATGGATGGCTGATGGTACACATTGGCCTGGAACTTGGGCCGTTGGAACCAGTGAACACTCTAAGGGTGACCATGCAGGGATTTTACAAGTCATGTTGAAACCACCGAGCCATGATCCACTTACCGGAAATGGCGAAGATAAGCTCATTGATTTCACCGACGTCGATATAAGACTCCCGATGCTCGTTTACGTCTCGAGAGAGAAAAGACCGGGATATGATCACAACAAGAAAGCCGGTGCCATGAACGCGTTGGTTCGAGCATCTGCGATCTTATCGAACGGTGCGTTCATCCTTAACCTCGATTGTGATCATTACATAAACAATTGTAAAGCTATTCGAGAAGGGATGTGTTTTATGATGGATCGAGGCGGTGAAGATATTTGTTACATTCAATTCCCTCAAAGATTTGAGGGGATCGATCCTTCTGATCGTTACGCCAATCACAACACGGTGTTTTTCGATGGTAATATGAGAGCACTTGATGGTGTACAAGGACCGGTTTACGTGGGAACTGGTTGTATGTTTAGGCGATTTGCTTTGTATGCATTTCCTCCTCCAAATCCTGATAAATTGACGCAAGCTAAAGAGAATGAAACGCAGCCATTAACGACTAGTGATCTGGACCCTGACCTGGATGTAAATCTGTTGCCGAAGCGATTCGGGAATTCAACCATGTTGGCGGAGTCTATCCCGGTTTGTGAGTTCCAAGGTCGACCTATTGCCGATCATCCGGCTATTAAATTTGGACGACCTCCCGGTGCTCTTAGGGTACCTCGTGAACCACTCGATGCTGTCACTGTTGCCGAAGCTGTTTCCGTCATTTCTTGCTGGTATGTCATTTCTTGCTGATTGTACGTTcatcaattttctttaaaaaaatcgtctaatttaaataattcgtATTGTTTTTTGTTTCCGATAAGGTACGAGGACAAGACAGAATGGGGGGAACGAGTAGGGTGGATTTACGGCTCAGTGACGGAAGATGTGGTGACGGGGTTCCGTATGCACAACCGTGGGTGGCGATCAGTATATTGCATAACCAAACGTGACGCATTCCGTGGGTCAGCTCCGATCAACCTTACCGATCGTCTTCACCAAGTGCTCCGATGGGCAACAGGCTCCGTCGAGATATTCTTCTCAAGAAACAACGCCCTCCTCGCTACTCGCAAGCTCAAATTCCTCCAACGTTTAGCTTACCTAAACGTCGGCATTTACCCATTCACATCATTTTTCCTCATCGTTTATTGTTTCCTCCCCGCACTTTCACTAATCTCCGGCCAGTTCATCGTGAAACAATTAAACCTCTTTTTTTTGATTTACCTTATGATTATCACATTTTGCCTCATAGGTTTAGCACTACTCGAGGTAAGATGGGCTCAGATTTCACTTGAAGATTGGTGGAGAAATGAACAGTTTTGGCTCATATCAGGAACCAGTTCTCATTTCGCTGCATGTATTCAAGGTCTTTTGAAAGTAATTGCAGGTATTGAAATCTCATTTACATTAACAGCAAAATCAGCAGGTGAGGATGAAGATGATATATATGCAGATTTATACATAGTGAAATGGACTTCATTAATGATTCCACCTATTGTTATCGCCATGGTCAATATCATTGCTCTTATGATTGCTTTTGCGAGAACACTTTTCGGTTCTGGACAATGGAATATGTTCATCGGAGGAGCTTTCTTTGCTTTTTGGGTTTTAGCTCATTTATATCCTTTCCTTAAAGGGTTAATGGGTCGACGAAGAAAAACACCCACCATTGTTTTCGTTTGGGCTGGTCTTATCGCCATTATTATTTCCTTGTTATGGCTCGCTATAAACCCAGGAGCACTCGGAAACCTCGGAGCCACCGGTACCGGTGCTGGTTTTGTATTCCCTTAATTGCAAAACGCTTCACATTTCTCAtgttttgcaggttttttttttttttgtatacatttattttttttctagagACACCATTGTTTGACCATATTGCCAAAAGTGTACAACATGCATACTGGTAAAAGAATGATAACctgattttctttttgtgccaaaaaaattcattgattcttttttttcttttcttttcaatagaTTTTCTGGGGATAATTTGAGGAATAAGCATTGGACCCTGGAAATTCATATGTATCTATATGTTCATATGTTCCAAATGCTCCTGGAAATTCTTGCTCCTATTGGACCATTTGTATCTATATGCATTAGGATCCCGATTCATGGATTTCTCGGTCagagaaatcaaaataagagGATTGAACAATTTCTTCAGACTCTTTTTCAAATTCGATAAATGTTGGTTGATAGTATATTTCATTATAGTTCTATGATCCAAAGTATCATTTccaatttgattcttttgaaTTCCATATTCGAAGTTACGATCGGATCGATTCATTCAAAAGAATTGATTCAATACATTTCTTATGTACCCATAGGTGCTATATTGGATTTGAATCGGATTTCGGATCAATCTATCTTGATTGACTGCCTTCATTATGTTGTTGCTAGCAAATACCACTATTTTTTGATTTGGATCTTCCAACTCATTCCCACAGGAGAATaggacccttttttttttatccttcgataaaaagattcattttcttcataaaaaatAGGAGGTAGAGCCGATAAAGATTTCTTTTTCGATTTATCCCTGGAGTTGAATACCTCATTCAGGAATTGTTTTTTATCTAATCCGTAGGAATCAATAGAAAAGGCAAATCTcttataatacattaaatccaGCTCGATTATTGATAGAGTAAATAGATCTGCCATTTCTTGAAATCTCTCTCTGATTCAAAATCGTGGTGAAACTTGTATCCCCCTATTCTGGTCATGCAATagatgaaataaatcaaaaaataattttttgttcaagAATGAAATCTTATTGGAACTGTCCAGTTCATCCTTCGGAACCATATCACATCCTGGATttgatgaaataggatgaatTGAGACGGTATTTTGTAAATACGTAATTGTCTTGaatatattaactatttctttattttccaattgcTTGGAAGGGACAAAAGAAACATCTTGttctttcttttgaacctctcaGTAGGATTCGAACCCAGATGAAGTTCTGACCATCTAtcagaaaaaagaataaatggaTCTTGTAAGATTCCTAAGAAATTCTTCGATTTCTTTTGAAAGCAAATGATTATTCATCCGCTTCTCACGTTCTATGAATAGCCGGGGCATTGAGAAATATTCAAAAAGGCACTTAGGGAATCGGTCTAATTCTATCTCCGTTCGTTCCATTTGAAGACAGGAAGGATCCCAAAGAATCGGTCTTTCTTTTAGTTGTTGAACCTCTCTTTGATTGATCAATGTGTAATATTCTGAATCCTCATTACTAATGGAATCGACACGATCTCTAGATTAATCAGAAGATCCTTTCAATTGGTGAGAATTTGTTTCTTGAACGAAACTAGATCTTGTGgaatcatattgaatatttgacGATACATTCCGTACCTTGCTAAAAAATCAATCCCTGTTTACCAACCATACATTGTCTAACCAAATCCAGTTCTCTCTCGATATGT
The sequence above is a segment of the Gossypium raimondii isolate GPD5lz chromosome 4, ASM2569854v1, whole genome shotgun sequence genome. Coding sequences within it:
- the LOC105780982 gene encoding cellulose synthase-like protein D4, whose protein sequence is MATSLTSQQSKKGMRSPGGANNAQGGSRNSTGQQVKFARRTSSGRYVSLSRDDIDMSGEMSGDYMNYTVHIPPTPDNQPMDNSMAAKAEEQYVSNSLFTGGFNSVTRAHLMDKVIDSEVTHPQMAGAKGASCAMAACDGKVMKDERGNDVMPCVCRFKICRDCYMDAQKDKGLCPGCKEPYKVGDYDDEIEYSNGTLKLPAPNGKRDPNNMSMMKRNQGGDFDHNRWLFETSGTYGYGNAFRDDMYGGDDGDERLQGDIENNDKPWKPISRKIPIDSAILSPYRLLVFVRLVVLGFFLHWRITNPNDDAIWLWTMSIVCEVWFAFSWILDQIPKICPVNRTTDLEVLREKFELPSPSNPTGRSDLPGIDLFVSTADPEKEPPLTTANTILSILAVDYPVEKVACYTSDDGGALLTFEAMAEAASFADLWVPFCRKHNIEPRNPDAYFNLKIDPTKNKSRSDFVKDRRRVRREYDEFKVRINGLPDSIRRRSEAFNAREEMKMLKHLRETGADPMEKPKIQKATWMADGTHWPGTWAVGTSEHSKGDHAGILQVMLKPPSHDPLTGNGEDKLIDFTDVDIRLPMLVYVSREKRPGYDHNKKAGAMNALVRASAILSNGAFILNLDCDHYINNCKAIREGMCFMMDRGGEDICYIQFPQRFEGIDPSDRYANHNTVFFDGNMRALDGVQGPVYVGTGCMFRRFALYAFPPPNPDKLTQAKENETQPLTTSDLDPDLDVNLLPKRFGNSTMLAESIPVCEFQGRPIADHPAIKFGRPPGALRVPREPLDAVTVAEAVSVISCWYEDKTEWGERVGWIYGSVTEDVVTGFRMHNRGWRSVYCITKRDAFRGSAPINLTDRLHQVLRWATGSVEIFFSRNNALLATRKLKFLQRLAYLNVGIYPFTSFFLIVYCFLPALSLISGQFIVKQLNLFFLIYLMIITFCLIGLALLEVRWAQISLEDWWRNEQFWLISGTSSHFAACIQGLLKVIAGIEISFTLTAKSAGEDEDDIYADLYIVKWTSLMIPPIVIAMVNIIALMIAFARTLFGSGQWNMFIGGAFFAFWVLAHLYPFLKGLMGRRRKTPTIVFVWAGLIAIIISLLWLAINPGALGNLGATGTGAGFVFP